One region of bacterium genomic DNA includes:
- a CDS encoding ABC transporter ATP-binding protein, translated as MAPQDSIVRARDLVKRYDGFTAVDGISFDVRKGECFGFLGPNGAGKTTTMRMIYGFSAPTSGALEVLGMPVSQNARAIKRRVGIAPQELSLDPDLLVLQNLLIYASYFDIPKAEARKRADELLQFFHLLDKKNEKLDHLSGGMKRRLLVARALINKPEVLVLDEPTTGLDPQSRHDMWERVRDLKRQGVTTILTTHYMEEAEELCDRIVLIDHGKIVEEGRPDDLIAKHKVDSLEAVFLKLTGEHLRD; from the coding sequence ATGGCGCCTCAAGATTCGATCGTCCGCGCCCGCGACCTGGTGAAGCGCTACGACGGCTTTACCGCCGTCGACGGGATCTCCTTCGACGTCCGGAAGGGCGAGTGTTTTGGTTTTCTCGGACCCAACGGGGCGGGCAAGACGACGACGATGCGGATGATTTACGGCTTCTCCGCACCGACTTCCGGCGCGCTCGAGGTCCTCGGGATGCCCGTTTCACAGAACGCGCGCGCCATCAAGCGGCGCGTCGGCATCGCCCCGCAGGAGCTGAGCCTCGACCCGGACCTTTTGGTGCTCCAGAACCTTCTCATCTACGCGAGCTATTTCGACATCCCCAAGGCCGAGGCGCGGAAGCGGGCCGACGAGCTGCTTCAATTCTTCCATCTCCTCGATAAGAAGAACGAGAAGCTCGACCACCTCTCCGGCGGCATGAAGCGGCGGCTCTTGGTCGCCCGCGCCCTCATCAACAAGCCGGAGGTCTTGGTCCTTGACGAGCCGACGACGGGCCTGGATCCCCAGTCCCGCCACGACATGTGGGAGCGCGTGCGGGATCTGAAGAGGCAGGGCGTCACGACGATCCTCACCACGCACTATATGGAGGAGGCCGAGGAGCTCTGCGACCGGATCGTCCTGATCGACCACGGCAAGATCGTGGAGGAGGGGAGGCCCGACGACCTCATCGCCAAACACAAGGTCGACAGCCTCGAGGCCGTCTTCCTCAAACTGACCGGTGAGCATTTGAGGGATTGA
- a CDS encoding ABC transporter permease produces the protein MTIFIRYAFKVWYRDFLVWTRYWWTSLIGGLGEPVLYFLAMGYGLGSFVKDIQGYPYVQFLAPGLICSTIMHSASFETTYSSYTRMAIQKTYHSIAVTPINVGEVIAGEILWGATKAMLSGGIMLVAVIAMGILPQEYLPNLVFLIPLLVVEAILFSALGMLMTSFAKDYDFFTYYFTLGLEPMFLFSGTFFPLDSLPPLVQKAALFLPLASPVALARSLVLGVAYPHGLWEILWPLILMAAISAWAIQRMVRRLMV, from the coding sequence ATGACGATCTTCATCCGATACGCATTTAAAGTCTGGTACCGCGATTTTCTCGTTTGGACACGCTACTGGTGGACGAGCCTCATCGGTGGCCTCGGCGAGCCCGTGCTCTACTTTCTGGCGATGGGCTACGGCCTGGGCTCCTTCGTGAAGGACATCCAGGGATACCCCTACGTCCAGTTCCTGGCGCCGGGTCTCATATGTTCCACGATCATGCACAGCGCCTCGTTCGAGACGACCTACAGCTCCTACACGCGGATGGCGATCCAGAAGACCTACCATTCGATCGCGGTGACCCCCATCAACGTGGGCGAAGTCATCGCCGGCGAGATCCTCTGGGGCGCGACCAAGGCGATGCTTTCAGGCGGAATCATGCTCGTCGCGGTGATCGCGATGGGCATCCTTCCTCAGGAATACCTGCCGAACCTGGTTTTCCTGATCCCATTGCTCGTCGTCGAAGCCATCCTCTTCTCGGCGCTGGGGATGCTGATGACCTCCTTTGCGAAGGACTACGATTTCTTCACTTACTATTTCACCCTGGGTCTCGAGCCGATGTTCCTCTTTTCCGGCACGTTCTTTCCGCTCGATTCCCTGCCGCCTCTCGTGCAGAAGGCGGCGCTTTTTTTGCCGCTCGCCAGCCCCGTGGCACTCGCGCGGAGCCTCGTCCTGGGGGTCGCGTATCCCCACGGTCTCTGGGAAATCCTCTGGCCGTTGATCCTGATGGCAGCCATCTCGGCCTGGGCGATTCAAAGAATGGTCAGGAGGCTCATGGTATGA